TATATGCACGTATTAACTTAAATATTTATCTCAACGTATTAGAATCTTATCCAATTCAGATCCACTAAGATGAAAAAAATATAAAATTTATCTTCTGCATGATTGTGTTTTTTGTACTGATGCGGGTAAGAACTTGAGTGCTTATATCGAGGGTGCTCTGGTAATTACTATAGGTAATGACATGCGTGAGCTTGAGGAGAATATGAAAGAGGCTATTGAGTTATACTTGGAAGGTAACCCAAACCCTTGTGAAGTTTTATCAGGTGAGTTTGATTTAAAGTTTAAGATTGATGCTGCTACTTTTATTAACTATTACAGCAATGTCTTTACCAAAGCCGCATTGAGCCGCATTACAGGGATCAATGAACGCCAATTGTGGCACTATGCAGCTGGAGTGCATAAACCTCGCAGAAAGCAATTGGAGAAGATCCAAAAAGGTATTCAGTCTTTGAGCAAAGAATTATCGGCTATAAATTTGCTTTAATATGGCTAAAATAGAGAATGAGATAGAACATGACGCCATTTGCCAAAGAGTAGAGGAACTTCTTCCTATGACAGATGATAATACTCCATTGACTGATCCGAAATTGATTGAATTGAGAGTTTTATCAGAATTGGTTATTGAGTATGAGGAGGAACATTATCCGATAGAGAGAAGTTAACTGTGTATGAACTGATTGAATCTCGCTTGGTGGAATTAGTATAACTCTTTCCCGTATGAATGACTACATTTCTAGGCGTTCAGAACTCACACTAAAAATAGATAGATTACTTTGTAAAGTATTAAATATACCTCTGGCATCTATGCTCGGATTCTGAATACGTTAACATAAAACATCTAACAAATTATGACGTCGGAAGAACTAGGAGTAGGGGGTATAGTCCGTTGTAAATCAAAAGCTTTGCGTATAGAAGCAATTAGTAATGATACTGTAAGGACAAGATCTGGGATACTCCCAAAACGAAATTTGTCGGTGTTGATGTTGCTATTTTACTTCAATGCCAGAGAGCTATTGAAGCTAATTGCCTTTATTTATTTTCCATTTCCCTTTCCCTACATCAACAACTTGTCCTCCAATTTTCAATGTGCATTTATTGTTTTTAAGCTCCCCAGCTAAACTTATATAAGACTTCCTATTCATTTGAAATCCTTGTTCAACTATTGCTGAAATTTCTGTTGCCCTGTTTTTTAAGAGGTACGCAAGAAAACATCCATTAGCACTCCCTGTTGCAGCATCTTCTATTATCTTTTCATTTTCAATACAATACATTCTAGCATTGAAATGATGTGATTTTTCAAAAGTTTCTTCGGTTACAAAAAATAGAGAAGTCGTTAGTCCGGTTGAGCTATTGGTTTTATATCTTTTATTTTGATTTAAAAAATCGATAACTTTTCGAGCATCAAGTTTTATTTGAGTGATTTCTTCTAAACTGATGATAGGGATAATAATATAGGGCAATCCTGTACTTATTTCTTCTATTGGCTTTTGCCTATCTAAAGCCTTAAATTCTATTCCAAGTCCATCTGCAATTTCCTGATGTTTATATGAACCTATAAATTCCGGTTCATCTTGCTCCATAACAAAAGTACATTTCTCGATGTCATTAGTAGATGTTAAATCAACAGTGATGTTTGAATGCTTTAAATTTAAAATGATTTTTTCTTTAGGTTTTGGTAGTATGTATTTTGAAATAACAAAAGCAGTTCCTAAAGATGGATGACCTGCGAAGGGCACTTCATATTCAGGCGTGAAAATTCGAACATCAAATGCTTCATCGTTATTGTTTTTTTTGATGAATGTTATTTCTGGAAAATTTAGCTCTTTTGCAATGTTGAGCATCTCTTCGGTAGAGACTTCATTCTTGAAATCGATAAAAACTGCGAGTTGATTTCCTCCGTATTTTAATGAGGTGAAAACATCTACTAAATAATATTCTATTTCTTTCATTTATGTACTTCGTTTTTTAAAGCAAAAACTTTTTTCTTAGCTGAAGATTAAATATATCTGTTGCTCTACTTCATTATTGATAAATCTCTTCTTAGGCAAGCTTATTTCAGCTTTTGCAATAAGATTTATAAATAGATGCTCTTTTCACTATACTTGTTTATTTCAAATATGGGACTATATTGAAATATTGAGCTTTTAAGCTTTATTCTTTTGAAAACAAAGATAAAGATTCGGAATCACAATCCCTCAGAATTTTGGTATGACCCAATTTATGCTTAACATGGCAATCCCTCAGCATTTCGGTATGATCCCCGATTTCATGAATGATTTTCTTGGGGTGATATTTTAAAAAGAAAAGGAGTCAGATTTTCATCTAACTCCTTTTTTATCGTCGGGGTAGCGGGATTCGAACCCACGACCCCCTGCTCCCAAAGCAGGTGCGCTAACCGGACTGCGCTACACCCCGAATACTTTATGTGATTACCATCTCAAAAGCGAGTGCAAAGGTAATAAGATTTTCTATACTTGCAAACCTTTTGAGAAAAAAAGACGCATTTATTTCTACTTTTTTTTGCTCTACTTTCTTAATCTGTTGATAATCAGTTTATATCCGTTTTTTTTTTTTTCGTCTCAGATGAATATTTTTTTGTGAATGAAAAAAAACTCTTTTGTCTCAATGTCTTTGCGGGGTTATATTTTATATTTCTACTGCTGCTTGTCTTTCATCTGCTTTTTTCGTACCTTGGTAGATAAACTTCTTTTCGCTTCTCATATATGAACCGCCCGGACTACATACGTGATCCGGACGGTTTCCATGTGGAGACTGTAGAGACTCCATATGGGGAACGAAGAGAAGATACTATCAAAAGGTATTAAAGTAGCCTTTCTTTTTACTTAAAACTAACGTACATTTTATAAGTTGAACGCATTAGTTTCCTCTTCCCTTACTATTGCTCAATACATTCCTATGGAATAAGCGTTCATACTTTTATGTTTTGCCATTTATTTCTCTTAAGATACACCAGAGATAGACCTAAGAGGATGAGGGCATATAACTGCTCAGAAGTCCAATATACTGCTAGCGGGGTATGAAGATAGCGGGATAATGCATACAGATAACCCAAATAGATAACCATATTAATCATCTGAAAGGCAAAAACGACTTTTGTGTTACCTGTCCCGATCACCGTATTGCAACATGTGTAAGCAGGTACGGAGATGACAAAGGTAGAGAGCATCACGTAAAAGGGATATAAAGCCGTTGTAATCACTGCTCCATTATTGGTAAACAACTCTAATATATTTTCGGAGAAAATGAAAGAGAGCAAGATCAGAGGGAGTCCTATGCCATACGTTAATGTTATGATACGTCGACAAAGAGGCATCACACTTGCAATCTGTTTCGCTCCGATAAGATTGCTAACCAATGAAATGGCAGTCGTGGCAAAGGAGTTAACTATGACAAAGAAGAGCATAGAGTAACTCCTTACGATATTGGCTGCCGCAAGTTCACATTCACCTAAATGTTCAATCACTACAAAGAAAAGGAACCACGGAGCAATACAAAAGAAAGATCTTATCATGGTCCATATAGAGATGTTTAGAAGATGAAGTGATAAATTCAGGTCGAACGTTGCACGGAGTCCGTAGCGCTTCTTATTCACATGCTTCCACATGTAGTAAACGAGAAACAGCAAGCCTATAAGTTCGGCAAGTGACGAGCCAATAGCAGCTCCACTAATCCCCAGTTGCGGAAATCCTGCATTCCCAAAAATGAGTACATAGTTGAGCAATATGTTGCATACTACCATAACGATGGAGTTGGCCGTAAGAATCTTGGTGTTGGTTGTACCAATGAAAAAAGAGCGAATGGCCAACAATGGAAAAGCGAACAGATAGCTGTAATCTCGCCATTCCATATATCGCATCGTAGCCTGATAAACACTATCGGATGATATTGCCATGCGGAGAATCATTGGTGAAAATAGCTTGGAGAGTATAAACATTAAAACAGCAAAAGCGGACAAGAAGAAAAGTCCTTGGTAGAACACTTTGCCAACCTCTTCATATCGTTGTTCTCCGTTTCGCCTAGCTATAAGCACTTGTACTCCAAGGCTAAATCCAAAACCAAGAATATAGATGGCTATGTAATACATTGTTGCCAGTGCCGAAGCTCCTAACTCTATCTGACTGACATGACCGAGAAAGATGGAATCTGTAAAATTGATCAATTGCTCCATGAAGAGGCTCACCATTATAGGAAAGTTGATGAGCCAAATTTGTTTATATGTATAATTCATTATTCAACTTAATATGCACGACTCTTAGGCATTGCGACTGTTGCGCCCTGCATGAGTCATAATTCAAATGTTATTTTGAGAAAACTCTGTGTTTAGAAAAGGGTATAAAGATAAAGGCCGAAGATTGTTTAGTTCCCCGACCAACCTGGAGCATATAAGCTATTTACAGAGTTGCCATTTCATGAGTTGAACAATATTTTATTTGCGCTGCAAAGATATGCATTTTGCCGGAATAGAAAAACTATAGCTTTATCTTAAGAAGTTTTGTATCTTTGTCTGTTAAAAAATGAGACAGATGGATATTCTTGAATTAGCAAAACAGAATCAGCAGGCCGCATGGAAAATATTGGAAAATAGCGGCATTATTTCCGCATGGCAACGTATTGGGGCAACTGTTCATTTGGTTGGTTCTCTCAAATCGGGCTTATTGGCTAAAAACAGAGATATAGATCTTCATATTTATACGGATCAACTTAGTATTGCTGAGAGTTTCTCTGTCATGCAAAGATTGGCTGAAGACTTGTCGCTGATAGAAATTCAATATAAAAATTTGATTGATACGGAGGAGGAGTGTATTGAATGGCATGCGCTTTATAAAGATGAAGATTCAAATTGTTGGAAATTGGACATGATTCACATTCGTAAAAACTCGAAATACGATGGGGTAGTGGAGAGGGCGACTGCCGCTATAATGGAACATCTCACTCCTGAGATTCGAAGAACGATCCTTCAGATAAAGTTTGATGTACCGGACGGGGTAATGATTCCGGGCATAGAGATTTATCATGCCGTTTTTGAAGGAGGTGTTTGCAATTACGACGAGCTACAGCAGTGGCGCATGACGAATCCGTTGACGAACAGTTTGGACTGGTTACCATAAGTAGATTTTAAAGTTGCACTTTAAATGACTTTCTCATATACCTTAAACCAATCCAGACCATACTGTCCTAAACCTAAATCTACCGTACCCATATATTCAAATCCGTATTTTTCGTATAGCGAGATTGCCGGATAATTAATTGTGGCGGATAGATAATCATTTAGGTCATCATATAGTTTTTCTAATTCATCCATATCGGCAGAAGTGCTAAGCTTTATTCTATATTCCATTGTTTGATGTTGTAATATTCAGTATTCTTGCCAATCAATTTATGTTATTACAAAAGTAGTCAAAGCTTCTTACGCTCCAATCAGCTGATTTTAAAATCTTTCTACTGAATACAAAAACTCCCTATTCCTGATTGGAGTAGGGAGTACCGCTAGGCGTAACTACTTTTCGGCATAAAGTCCGATTGTATTTCCTTCACTGTCGCAGAGTAGTGCGAAGTAGCCCATTCCCTCGGCTTCGATTTTTGTTTTGCGTCATATTGACTATGCAAAAGTAAACTTGCCCTAAATCTGAAACTTGGAAAAAAGCGACTTATAAAGAAAAGTAGTCAGAATAGGGAGAGCAAAGGGCTATGTACTGAGCCGGTGTGTAGCCGGAAAAGAGTTTGAATTCATTGATCATGTGCGCTTGGTCATAATATCCACATTCGTAGGCTAAAGTCGTGAAATTCATCTCCGGATGATTCTGCAATGTATAGAGCGCTTTATGAAAGCGTACAATGCGCATGAATTCTTTGGGGCTGGCACCCACATGTTCGCTAAATATTCGTTGGAGTTGCTTTTGGCTGAGGCATACTTTTTCAGCAAGACGAGATACGGTAAACTCTTCATTGCATAAATTGATGCAGTTAATAGCAGTAACCATTCGTTTGTAATTGTATTCCTTGAACGGATTCAAGCAATTGATTAAGAAAGATTCGATGAGGCGGATATACTGATTGTCATTAATAGTATTAAGGATTTTATCTTCCAGCTCTTTCAATGCACTGACGTTAAGATCATCTGCCGAAATTTTTAATAAAATTGGTGCTTATAGTTTCATTCGTCTTTTCATTGAACTGTAAAAGTCTTATTAAGTTCTCAGAATATTCTATAATTTGATATGTCTCTATATTTCCATTGGCGTACTTTATACTTAGCATATCTCTGTTTAGAAACCAAGTAAACGTATATTCGTTTTCATAACTTATTCCCATGAGACTTATTCCTGTTCCATCAGATTTGAATGTAAACTGGGTCGGTATTCCGTCAATAGGGAATGCCCGTCCTTTACTGTCATGTCCTTCATATATAACTACTTCCCATGTTCCTGTTGGAGCTGGATAATTAGTCTTCTCATTGTCACTGCACGAGATGCAAAAAAAGAATAGAATAAAAAACAAAGTCATTTTTTTTGTACTTTCCATAATCGTTAGTTTTAAAGGATGAATAATCTTTTCTGTTTAAATGCACAATGAATGCGAATACTGCATGGAATTTATTTTTGTTTTAATAAATATTTATTTGCTTTGTATGTGAATATGAAGAACTTTTCAGGCTATTGTAATATAGCCATAACTAACTTCTTTAGATTGGCAGACGAGAAAATATATGATGCAATCTTAACTTTATGTATATCCCATAGAATTTGAGTTAAAGGAAAATGTTGATTATAAATAATTTAATGACGATGAAAAAACGATATAGCATACTATTCTTTACTTTCTTGTTGATATTGAGCTCATGCAGCAACGATAATGAAAGGAATGAAAATTTCTCAATCGAAGCGTTTCAATATTTGGGTTTAAAAGATCTTGCAAATGTCAGAAAAGCAGAAGAAGCTGTTTTTCGTGATTTTGGAGTACCATACCGCCCTACAATGCAGATTTTAGACAATTACATCTATATAACCACCTTGACCGGTGTGTACCGAAAGAATATAAGTACAATTAATAATACTGATTGGGAGCTGTTTGCATTTAAGGATCTTCCCATCCTTCAGTTTATAAAGAATGGCAATAATATTTTGGCTATTTCCGCTTGCGCAGATGAAAGGGCATTTCTCTATTCTTCGGATAATGGAGAAACCTACCAATCGATTACTCCCAGTTCATTTATCCTGAAGGAAAATGAATATAAGGTAATACCATATTCAATAGCTCAAAATCTCAAGAATCCCAATTCAATTCTAGCTTTGGTAGAACCGATTGGAGTGGTCAAATCTATCAATTTTGGACAAACTTGGACGGTACTTAGCAAACAATATGGAGGGTATCAAAATTGGTTTCTCGGATTTAATGCTAACGATACAACAAATGTTTATTATACAGGCGAATCTATGATGCTTGCGTCTTTCATGTATTCTTCGCCTGATAATGGAGAAAGCTGGAAATTGATAGAGTCAGTAGATAATAATTGCATTCATCATATTGTATTTCATCCTACTTATTCAAATGTATTACTCTATTCAGGAGAACAGATGATTAAAAAGTCCATTGATAAAGGTAAAATATGGAAAACGGTATTAACTGGAGGTCTGTATTTCTATAAAACTATTTTTGACAAGAATAATCCTTCAGTTTTATATACGTCGGGAGTAAACAGAGCATCGCATGAAGATCATAAGTTCATGATTTATAAATCAAGTAATGGAGGCGATAGTTGGGACGTGTTTTTTCAAACAGACTTGTCTGGTATTGGTGGAGTTATA
This is a stretch of genomic DNA from uncultured Bacteroides sp.. It encodes these proteins:
- a CDS encoding antitoxin HicB, translating into MHDCVFCTDAGKNLSAYIEGALVITIGNDMRELEENMKEAIELYLEGNPNPCEVLSGEFDLKFKIDAATFINYYSNVFTKAALSRITGINERQLWHYAAGVHKPRRKQLEKIQKGIQSLSKELSAINLL
- a CDS encoding XRE family transcriptional regulator codes for the protein MAKIENEIEHDAICQRVEELLPMTDDNTPLTDPKLIELRVLSELVIEYEEEHYPIERS
- a CDS encoding PhzF family phenazine biosynthesis protein, which produces MKEIEYYLVDVFTSLKYGGNQLAVFIDFKNEVSTEEMLNIAKELNFPEITFIKKNNNDEAFDVRIFTPEYEVPFAGHPSLGTAFVISKYILPKPKEKIILNLKHSNITVDLTSTNDIEKCTFVMEQDEPEFIGSYKHQEIADGLGIEFKALDRQKPIEEISTGLPYIIIPIISLEEITQIKLDARKVIDFLNQNKRYKTNSSTGLTTSLFFVTEETFEKSHHFNARMYCIENEKIIEDAATGSANGCFLAYLLKNRATEISAIVEQGFQMNRKSYISLAGELKNNKCTLKIGGQVVDVGKGKWKINKGN
- a CDS encoding MATE family efflux transporter is translated as MNYTYKQIWLINFPIMVSLFMEQLINFTDSIFLGHVSQIELGASALATMYYIAIYILGFGFSLGVQVLIARRNGEQRYEEVGKVFYQGLFFLSAFAVLMFILSKLFSPMILRMAISSDSVYQATMRYMEWRDYSYLFAFPLLAIRSFFIGTTNTKILTANSIVMVVCNILLNYVLIFGNAGFPQLGISGAAIGSSLAELIGLLFLVYYMWKHVNKKRYGLRATFDLNLSLHLLNISIWTMIRSFFCIAPWFLFFVVIEHLGECELAAANIVRSYSMLFFVIVNSFATTAISLVSNLIGAKQIASVMPLCRRIITLTYGIGLPLILLSFIFSENILELFTNNGAVITTALYPFYVMLSTFVISVPAYTCCNTVIGTGNTKVVFAFQMINMVIYLGYLYALSRYLHTPLAVYWTSEQLYALILLGLSLVYLKRNKWQNIKV
- a CDS encoding nucleotidyltransferase domain-containing protein; this encodes MDILELAKQNQQAAWKILENSGIISAWQRIGATVHLVGSLKSGLLAKNRDIDLHIYTDQLSIAESFSVMQRLAEDLSLIEIQYKNLIDTEEECIEWHALYKDEDSNCWKLDMIHIRKNSKYDGVVERATAAIMEHLTPEIRRTILQIKFDVPDGVMIPGIEIYHAVFEGGVCNYDELQQWRMTNPLTNSLDWLP
- a CDS encoding helix-turn-helix domain-containing protein, with translation MKELEDKILNTINDNQYIRLIESFLINCLNPFKEYNYKRMVTAINCINLCNEEFTVSRLAEKVCLSQKQLQRIFSEHVGASPKEFMRIVRFHKALYTLQNHPEMNFTTLAYECGYYDQAHMINEFKLFSGYTPAQYIALCSPYSDYFSL
- a CDS encoding lipocalin family protein — encoded protein: MESTKKMTLFFILFFFCISCSDNEKTNYPAPTGTWEVVIYEGHDSKGRAFPIDGIPTQFTFKSDGTGISLMGISYENEYTFTWFLNRDMLSIKYANGNIETYQIIEYSENLIRLLQFNEKTNETISTNFIKNFGR